Proteins from one Streptosporangium becharense genomic window:
- a CDS encoding DUF4032 domain-containing protein, which translates to MPLQLTGTPSDPDLIRLPWDVPLEQWPEHRLVSLPRGISRHVVRFARLSGRVYAIKEISEYYAKREYRLLWDLSRLDTPSVEPVAVVTGRTDASGEPLDSALITQHLQFSLPYRAVMSGTVRPETLNRLLDALAVLLVRLHLTGFYWGDCSLSNVLFRRDAGSFAAYLVDAETGELHPMISDGQRLHDIDVAHTNLFGEMLDLEAGGLLHPSIDPEQVADSVCARYHRLWNELTSDDIIEEVDWHIIDQRIRRLNSLGFDVAEMMVRRKAGTGRLIVRPKVVDAGHHQRRLLRLTGLDVEENQARRLLNDLDSFRVSRGLRHEDEAIVAHHWLAEVFQPTVEAVPEELRGKLEPAQFFHEVLDHRWFMSEQAGQDVGLPAAVESYVKNVLVFKPDEKALIAEE; encoded by the coding sequence ATGCCCCTGCAGCTCACCGGCACCCCGAGCGACCCGGACCTCATCCGCCTCCCCTGGGACGTCCCCCTGGAGCAGTGGCCGGAGCACCGCCTGGTCTCCCTGCCCAGGGGCATCTCCCGGCACGTGGTGCGCTTCGCCCGGCTCTCCGGCAGGGTCTACGCGATCAAGGAGATCAGCGAGTACTACGCAAAGCGGGAGTATCGCCTGCTGTGGGACCTGAGCCGGCTGGACACCCCCTCCGTCGAACCGGTGGCCGTGGTGACCGGCCGGACCGACGCCTCCGGCGAGCCGCTCGACTCCGCGCTGATCACCCAGCATCTGCAGTTCTCCCTGCCCTACCGGGCGGTCATGTCGGGGACGGTCCGGCCCGAGACCCTCAACCGGCTGCTCGACGCGCTGGCCGTGCTGCTGGTCCGGTTGCACCTGACCGGGTTCTACTGGGGCGACTGCTCGCTGTCGAACGTCCTGTTCCGCCGGGACGCGGGCTCCTTCGCCGCGTACCTGGTCGACGCGGAGACCGGTGAGCTGCACCCCATGATCAGTGACGGTCAGCGGTTGCACGACATCGACGTGGCGCACACCAACCTCTTCGGCGAGATGCTCGACCTGGAGGCGGGCGGGCTGCTGCACCCCTCCATCGATCCCGAGCAGGTCGCCGACTCCGTCTGCGCGCGCTACCACCGGCTCTGGAACGAGCTCACCTCCGACGACATCATCGAGGAGGTCGACTGGCACATCATCGACCAGCGGATCCGCCGGCTGAACTCACTCGGCTTCGACGTCGCCGAGATGATGGTCCGCCGCAAGGCGGGCACCGGGCGGCTGATCGTGCGGCCCAAGGTCGTGGACGCCGGGCACCACCAGCGCAGGCTGCTCCGCCTGACCGGCCTGGACGTGGAGGAGAACCAGGCCAGGCGCCTGCTGAACGACCTCGACTCCTTCCGGGTCTCGCGCGGGCTGCGGCACGAGGACGAGGCGATCGTCGCCCACCACTGGCTGGCGGAGGTCTTCCAGCCGACCGTGGAGGCGGTCCCGGAGGAGCTGCGGGGCAAGCTGGAGCCCGCCCAGTTCTTCCATGAGGTGCTCGACCACCGCTGGTTCATGTCGGAGCAGGCCGGGCAGGACGTCGGACTGCCCGCCGCAGTGGAATCGTATGTGAAGAATGTCCTTGTTTTTAAGCCGGATGAAAAGGCGCTTATAGCCGAGGAATAA
- a CDS encoding class II aldolase/adducin family protein has product MLLAEQRRMLCDYGHRAAALGLVVGTAGNLSVRSGDLVAVTPSGVSLERLEPEACPVVDVGGHLVEGDLQPSSETPMHLAIYAATTAGAVVHTHSTFGTVVATTMTELPPIHYTALLLGGAVRVAEYATYGTPELAASVRAALKDRRAALLANHGGITIGHDLDAAFEATRLLEWLCEVYVRAKGVGEPRVLTEEQLAAVVQRAFDPPTFPRRED; this is encoded by the coding sequence ATGTTGCTGGCGGAACAACGTCGCATGTTGTGCGATTACGGTCATCGGGCCGCGGCGCTCGGACTGGTCGTCGGGACCGCGGGCAACCTGAGCGTACGCTCAGGCGACCTGGTCGCTGTCACGCCCAGCGGCGTCTCCCTGGAGCGGCTGGAGCCCGAGGCGTGCCCGGTCGTCGACGTCGGCGGCCACCTCGTCGAGGGCGACCTTCAACCCTCGTCCGAAACCCCCATGCACCTGGCGATCTACGCGGCCACCACCGCGGGCGCCGTCGTGCACACCCACTCGACCTTCGGCACCGTGGTCGCCACGACGATGACCGAGCTGCCGCCGATCCACTACACCGCGCTGCTGCTGGGCGGGGCCGTCCGGGTGGCCGAGTACGCCACCTACGGCACCCCCGAGCTCGCCGCCTCCGTACGGGCCGCGCTCAAGGACAGGCGCGCGGCGCTGCTCGCCAACCACGGCGGGATCACGATCGGCCACGACCTGGACGCCGCGTTCGAGGCGACCAGGCTGCTGGAGTGGCTCTGCGAGGTCTACGTGCGCGCCAAGGGCGTCGGTGAGCCCAGGGTGCTCACCGAGGAACAGCTCGCCGCCGTCGTCCAGCGCGCCTTCGACCCGCCCACGTTCCCCCGTCGTGAGGACTGA